A portion of the Cryptomeria japonica chromosome 5, Sugi_1.0, whole genome shotgun sequence genome contains these proteins:
- the LOC131044134 gene encoding putative leucine-rich repeat receptor-like serine/threonine-protein kinase At2g24130: MLTNVVEFEFFENNLSDTIPSSLTNLSKFNRLDLSINQIRGNIPWEIGTRLPNLEYLSLWRNQLSGNIPSSLGNCSRLEVLLLNTNQLGGTVPIELGKLNFLTNLYLHTNQLVSDSSKSLGFLTALTNSSRLQEIYIGNNRFTGKLPPSIGQLSSNLNKLSLSGNMVSGNIPEQIVNLTNLTFLDLANNIFSGNIPCGIKRLHLLEVLYLPRNNLEGTIPSEIGQMQHLGLLSLHHNQLSGKIADSLCHSQQLRRLFLHHNKLSGEIPVSLEGCQKLELLDLSYKKLGGTIPGEVIASLKNLAFYLNLSWNSLEGSLPREMSKIVMAQAIDISGNQLSGVIPKSLGDCTALERLNLSHNTFVGPIPNSLSKLKNLQEMDLSFNNLSGKIAEVGLFPNRTVVILFMGNPGLCLVLEFACNGSLERHLHPDRDDDEGFCKFGLSECLSIAVDVAHGLEYLHHDCPLQIVHHDCPLQIVHCDLRPSNVLLDANMTALVNDFGISRLTTKNSMDSLSTTTFALKGSIGYIAPEYGLGGNASIKGDVYSCGILILEMVTRKRPSDDMFVGDMTLQKWVSSAFPNRLAEIVDSGLIVGENMEDNNYLISLIHVGLLCSSESPRERPSIRDVCNALESLKTSLVGGAAGSNFTATISELLENTNPTRTLASDSQSSSF; encoded by the exons ATGCTCACTAACGTAGTGgagtttgaattttttgaaaataaCCTATCAGACACCATTCCTAGTTCTTTAACAAATCTTTCAAAGTTTAATCGATTAGATTTATCTATAAACCAGATTCGAGGAAATATTCCATGGGAAATTGGAACCAGGCTCCCCAATTTGGAATACCTTAGTTTATGGAGAAATCAGCTTAGTGGAAACATCCCAAGCTCCTTGGGAAATTGTTCCCGTCTCGAAGTACTACTTTTAAATACAAACCAGCTCGGTGGAACGGTTCCAATAGAGCTAGGTAAGTTGAACTTTCTCACCAATCTTTACCTACACACCAATCAACTTGTTAGTGATAGCAGTAAGAGTTTGGGCTTTCTCACTGCTCTCACAAATTCCTCCCGCTTGCAAGAAATATATATAGGAAATAATCGATTCACTGGTAAATTGCCTCCATCCATAGGCCAACTGTCTTCCAATCTCAATAAGCTGAGTTTATCAGGAAACATGGTAAGCGGGAATATACCAGAACAGATTGTCAATCTGACAAACTTAACCTTCTTAGATTTAGCCAACAATATTTTCAGCGGCAATATTCCTTGTGGAATTAAAAGACTCCATTTGTTGGAAGTATTGTATTTGCCTAGGAACAATTTAGAAGGAACCATTCCAAGTGAGATAGGTCAAATGCAACATCTAGGACTAttatctcttcatcacaatcagtTATCTGGAAAAATAGCAGATTCTCTTTGTCACTCCCAGCAGTTGAGACGTCTCTTTCTCCACCACAACAAGTTATCAGGGGAGATCCCCGTTAGTTTGGAGGGATGTCAGAAGTTGGAGCTCCTCGACTTATCCTACAAAAAACTAGGGGGCACGATACCTGGTGAAGTCATTGCCAGCCTTAAAAATCTGGCATTCTACCTCAATCTTTCATGGAATTCTCTGGAAGGGTCTTTGCCACGAGAGATGAGTAAAATTGTAATGGCTCAAGCCATAGATATCTCTGGAAATCAACTAAGTGGGGTCATTCCAAAATCTCTAGGAGACTGCACAGCATTAGAGCGTCTAAATCTGTCCCACAACACCTTTGTAGGTCCAATACCAAATTCACTCTCCAAATTAAAAAATCTCCAAGAAATGGATCTTTCTTTCAATAATTTGTCAGGGAAGATTGCAGAAGTAGGATTGTTTCCAAATAGAACTGTTGTAATATTGTTTATGGGAAACCCCGGCCTAT GTTTGGTTCTTGAATTTGCATGTAATGGGAGCTTGGAAAGACATTTGCACCCTGACAGGGATGATGATGAAGGCTTTTGTAAATTCGGATTGAGTGAGTGTTTAAGCATTGCTGTAGATGTAGCCCATGGCTTGGAATATTTACATCATGATTGTCCTCTGCAAATTGTACATCATGATTGTCCTCTGCAAATTGTACACTGTGACTTAAGACCTAGCAATGTGCTCTTGGATGCCAACATGACAGCCCTTGTCAATGATTTTGGTATTTCCCGTTTAACTACAAAAAATTCCATGGATTCACTCAGTACAACAACATTTGCACTTAAAGGATCTATTGGATATATTGCTCCAG AATATGGACTGGGTGGAAATGCCTCTATTAAGGGAGATGTTTATAGCTGTGGAATTCTGATATTAGAGATGGTTACAAGGAAGAGGCCAAGTGATGACATGTTTGTGGGAGACATGACCTTGCAAAAGTGGGTGAGCTCAGCTTTCCCAAACAGACTGGCAGAAATTGTTGATAGCGGGCTGATAGTGGGTGAAAACATGGAAGACAACAATTATCTAATTTCTTTGATTCATGTTGGTTTGCTTTGTAGTAGTGAATCACCTAGAGAAAGACCTTCCATAAGAGATGTATGCAATGCCTTGGAGAGCCTCAAGACATCTTTGGTGGGAGGTGCAGCTGGTTCCAATTTTACAGCCACCATATCAGAACTCCTGGAGAATACCAATCCCACAAGAACATTGGCATCTGACAGTCAAAGTTCCTCGTTCTAG